From a single Miscanthus floridulus cultivar M001 chromosome 8, ASM1932011v1, whole genome shotgun sequence genomic region:
- the LOC136471933 gene encoding BTB/POZ and MATH domain-containing protein 2-like, whose product MPLTTSTCTVEASQGTHLFHIVGYSLHERLGAGSSVRSAPFSVGGYDWAVRFFPDGGEGGALVLLLELLTKDVVAKASCHFRWNLLMYAQDDRLTIECAVTVVKEPKVSETKIVSVFKEPPSDLSVHLGSLLLEDDTSDVTFKVQGEVICAHKIVLAMRSPVFKAKFYGPEMEENFGCIAVEDVRPAVFKAMLHFIYTDSLPDMDNPGDVDKKEMTRHLLVAADQYEMKRLKLMCEDSLCNSLSVDSVATTLAFAEQLNLCILKDACIEYIAFSNKIDDVVASQGYAHLKRSCPSVLLEVLEKSSKFPRV is encoded by the exons ATGCCGCTGACCACGTCGACCTGTACCGTGGAGGCGTCGCAAGGCACGCACCTGTTCCACATCGTGGGCTACAGCCTCCACGAGCGCCTCGGCGCCGGGAGCTCCGTCCGCTCCGCGCCCTTCTCCGTCGGCGGCTACGACTGGGCCGTCCGCTTCTTCCCCGATGGGGGCGAGGGCGGCGCGCTGGTGCTGCTCCTTGAGCTGCTGACCAAGGACGTCGTGGCGAAGGCGTCGTGCCACTTCAG GTGGAATCTGTTAATGTATGCCCAAGATGATCGCCTCACCATCGAGTGCGCGGTCACTGTCGTCAAAGAACCAAAGGTCTCTGAAACCAAGATCGTCTCCGTGTTCAAGGAGCCGCCTTCGgacctgtcggtgcatcttggCAGTTTGCTGTTGGAGGATGACACATCTGATGTCACTTTCAAGGTTCAGGGAGAGGTTATTTGTGCCCACAAGATCGTGCTGGCTATGCGGTCACCGGTGTTCAAGGCAAAATTCTATGGGCCTGAGATGGAGGAGAATTTTGGTTGCATTGCTGTTGAGGATGTGCGGCCTGCTGTCTTCAAAGCCATGCTCCATTTCATCTACACTGACTCGTTGCCTGATATGGATAATCCTGGAGATGTTGATAAGAAAGAAATGACTCGGCATTTGCTTGTGGCTGCAGATCAGTATGAAATGAAGAGGCTGAAGTTGATGTGTGAAGACAGCCTCTGCAACAGCCTTAGCGTGGATTCTGTTGCCACTACCTTGGCATTTGCTGAGCAGCTCAACTTATGCATCCTAAAAGATGCTTGCATCGAGTATATTGCCTTCTCAAATaagattgatgatgtggtggcaaGCCAAGGCTATGCTCACCTAAAAAGATCGTGCCCTTCAGTTTTGCTGGAGGTATTGGAGAAGTCAAGCAAGTTTCCCCGGGTCTAG